From the Cohnella herbarum genome, one window contains:
- a CDS encoding sulfurtransferase TusA family protein, with translation MNTDITVDTKGMACPMPIVKAKKALDSLQQGQVMEVLSTDKGSVNDFQAWVKQTKHELIQHVEEDGVYKFYVRKV, from the coding sequence GTGAATACAGATATCACGGTAGATACGAAAGGTATGGCCTGCCCGATGCCGATCGTTAAGGCGAAGAAAGCCTTGGATAGTCTGCAACAAGGTCAAGTTATGGAGGTCCTGTCTACAGACAAAGGCTCCGTCAATGATTTTCAAGCCTGGGTTAAACAGACGAAACACGAACTCATTCAGCACGTCGAAGAAGACGGCGTTTATAAATTTTACGTTCGCAAAGTATAA
- a CDS encoding metal-sensitive transcriptional regulator — MNYEYTDEIKTRLRRIEGQVRGVLRLMEEGKSCKEVVAQLSAVRNASDKAIAQIVAENLQQCIMAEHAAGNDTGKMVKEAVELLVKSR, encoded by the coding sequence ATGAACTACGAATACACGGACGAAATCAAAACCCGGCTGCGCAGAATCGAAGGACAAGTCCGCGGGGTGCTGCGTTTGATGGAGGAAGGAAAGAGCTGCAAAGAAGTTGTGGCACAGTTGTCCGCCGTTCGCAACGCATCGGACAAGGCTATCGCGCAGATCGTTGCAGAAAATTTGCAGCAATGCATCATGGCGGAACATGCTGCCGGTAACGATACAGGAAAGATGGTCAAAGAAGCTGTGGAGCTTCTGGTTAAGAGCCGCTAA
- a CDS encoding DsrE/DsrF/DrsH-like family protein, with protein MEKDKTTIVLFSGDLDKAIAAFIIANGAAAYDHEVTIFFTFWGLNALRRDEPIKTNKGLLEKAFGWMMPRGAKKLGLSKMNFGGLGPQMIKHVMKKHKALSLPELVELAQEQGVKLVACTMTMDLLGLKQEELIDGLEYAGVAAYLGDAANGKVNLFI; from the coding sequence TTGGAAAAAGATAAAACGACAATCGTGCTCTTCAGCGGCGATTTGGATAAAGCAATCGCGGCGTTTATTATTGCGAATGGAGCGGCGGCTTATGATCACGAGGTGACAATCTTCTTCACGTTCTGGGGATTAAACGCGCTTCGCCGGGACGAACCGATAAAGACAAACAAAGGCCTTCTTGAAAAAGCTTTCGGATGGATGATGCCGCGCGGCGCGAAGAAGCTGGGTTTGTCAAAAATGAACTTCGGCGGCCTCGGGCCCCAGATGATCAAGCATGTGATGAAAAAGCACAAAGCATTGTCGTTGCCCGAGCTGGTTGAACTGGCTCAAGAACAAGGCGTTAAGTTAGTCGCTTGTACGATGACGATGGACTTGCTCGGTCTGAAACAGGAAGAATTGATCGATGGTCTGGAGTATGCAGGAGTAGCCGCATATCTGGGTGACGCCGCGAACGGAAAGGTAAACTTATTCATTTGA
- the lgt gene encoding prolipoprotein diacylglyceryl transferase — MLDPIAFSIGQFSVHWYGIIIGLGALLGLILISHEGKRFGIKSDFFMDLVLYGLPSALIGARIYYVAFEWENYKNNPLEMINIWHGGIAIYGALIAAIAAAVIYTRKKGYNFWRIADICAPGLIVGQMIGRWGNFMNQEAHGGSVSESFLRNTLHLPNFIVNQMYINGQYYHPTFLYESVWSFAGLLFLLWLRRRPFLRAGELFMSYFIWYSLGRFYIEGVRTDSLVFAGPEWLASFLKTTWSPMSSFGWGMMEAGKNIRISQLIAVLIIIAAVVFIIIRRNWFKDKVRYSDPIVPQKSMKHAPLTIEGKPTPEG, encoded by the coding sequence ATGTTAGACCCGATAGCATTTTCGATAGGCCAGTTTTCTGTTCACTGGTATGGAATCATTATTGGATTGGGTGCTTTACTTGGTTTGATACTGATTTCTCATGAGGGAAAGCGATTTGGCATAAAGTCCGACTTTTTTATGGATCTGGTCTTGTATGGTCTTCCCTCTGCATTAATCGGAGCACGAATCTACTATGTAGCCTTTGAATGGGAAAATTATAAGAACAATCCCTTGGAAATGATTAACATATGGCATGGGGGTATTGCCATATATGGAGCTTTGATCGCTGCCATTGCGGCTGCTGTCATTTACACACGTAAAAAAGGCTATAATTTCTGGCGTATCGCAGATATATGCGCCCCAGGTTTAATCGTCGGTCAAATGATTGGACGTTGGGGAAACTTCATGAATCAAGAGGCTCACGGCGGTTCAGTATCAGAAAGTTTTCTGAGAAACACACTTCATCTTCCGAACTTTATAGTCAACCAGATGTATATCAACGGTCAATATTACCATCCGACATTTTTGTATGAGTCTGTCTGGAGCTTTGCAGGGCTCTTATTCCTTCTTTGGCTGCGCAGACGGCCGTTTTTGCGAGCTGGCGAGTTGTTTATGAGTTACTTCATTTGGTATTCGCTTGGACGTTTTTACATTGAAGGGGTTCGCACGGATAGCTTGGTTTTTGCCGGACCGGAATGGCTTGCCTCATTCCTTAAGACGACTTGGTCGCCAATGAGCTCGTTTGGTTGGGGGATGATGGAAGCAGGAAAGAACATTCGCATATCTCAGCTAATAGCAGTGCTGATAATTATAGCAGCAGTTGTATTCATCATAATTCGTCGAAATTGGTTCAAAGATAAGGTTAGATATTCCGATCCCATTGTTCCACAAAAGTCCATGAAGCATGCACCATTGACGATTGAAGGGAAACCAACGCCAGAAGGTTGA
- a CDS encoding sulfurtransferase TusA family protein translates to MTAHSEIKADQTLDCKGLACPMPIVKTKKAMDQLHSGQVIEVQATDKGSLADIQGWAKNTGHHYLGTIQNGDVLKHFIRKSSADEIKEEKKYPHTVTNDELEKKLGSVTVLDVREPAEYAFNRIPGAVSIPLGELEERLGELNTEDDIHVVCRTGTRSDLACQLLSEKGFKNVKNVEPGMSGWSGPIEKNFQI, encoded by the coding sequence TTGACTGCACATTCAGAAATCAAAGCAGATCAGACGCTCGATTGCAAAGGTTTGGCCTGTCCCATGCCTATCGTCAAAACCAAGAAAGCGATGGATCAGTTGCATTCCGGGCAGGTCATCGAGGTTCAGGCAACCGATAAAGGTTCACTGGCGGACATTCAGGGCTGGGCCAAGAATACCGGCCATCACTATTTGGGCACGATTCAGAATGGCGATGTGCTTAAGCACTTTATCCGTAAATCGAGCGCGGATGAGATCAAGGAAGAGAAAAAATATCCTCACACCGTGACCAATGATGAGCTGGAGAAAAAGCTGGGCAGCGTAACCGTTCTCGATGTTCGCGAGCCTGCCGAATATGCGTTTAACCGGATTCCTGGCGCCGTCTCCATTCCGCTTGGGGAACTGGAAGAGCGCCTAGGCGAGCTGAATACCGAAGATGATATTCATGTTGTATGCCGTACCGGCACGCGCAGTGATCTGGCTTGCCAGTTGCTGTCCGAGAAGGGTTTCAAGAACGTAAAAAACGTGGAGCCCGGCATGTCTGGGTGGTCCGGACCGATAGAAAAGAACTTTCAAATCTAA
- a CDS encoding bifunctional metallophosphatase/5'-nucleotidase, with protein MELTIIQQNDTHGCLDAHPEFFWHDTQPSYMTCGGFSRIHRYVTELKKRRPHVLFVDGGDLFHGTAPLVLSKGEAIIPLLKMMPLDAFVPGNWDYAYGPSQLFALLDQVSFPALAMNMKSSSAAAPLKTQWIKEMGGIRIGMTGWTYSFVDQTMPPAFSEGLSFSLDLAEMSRNIRKLRVEDKCDLVIVLSHMGLPLDVKAASNIEGIDIILSGHSHDRLTHPIRQNGTWIIQSGASSSFLGQFELNFESGMITKVQHRLIPLFAHEFEEDPEISKLIVEINERHETHLSEIIGELQTPLHRMFLNETPMDRLITDAYLHSVEADIALSHGWRYGAPILPGLVTLRDLYQIIPTNPELFTVELDGKQILEAFESNLEQVFSPDPFHQKGGYVMRASGITMAYKPYNPPGHRIEHFLIQGKPLKLGTTYRIVSAGEQILYHYDPLKKKLGIHAHDVITQYFKSYKKIEISDTPKIFCI; from the coding sequence ATGGAACTTACCATAATTCAGCAAAACGATACGCATGGTTGTTTGGATGCCCATCCTGAATTTTTTTGGCATGATACACAACCTTCGTATATGACATGTGGAGGGTTTTCGCGCATACATCGATATGTAACAGAACTAAAAAAAAGACGTCCCCATGTCCTTTTTGTCGACGGAGGCGATTTGTTTCATGGCACAGCTCCTCTTGTATTGTCCAAAGGAGAAGCCATTATCCCATTATTGAAAATGATGCCGCTTGACGCATTCGTTCCAGGAAATTGGGATTATGCGTATGGCCCATCACAGTTGTTTGCTCTCTTGGATCAGGTTTCTTTTCCGGCCCTGGCAATGAATATGAAATCTTCATCCGCTGCCGCCCCGCTTAAGACGCAGTGGATTAAAGAAATGGGCGGAATTCGTATAGGTATGACGGGATGGACCTACTCATTTGTAGATCAAACGATGCCACCTGCTTTTTCCGAGGGATTGTCTTTCTCACTTGATCTAGCTGAGATGAGCCGGAACATACGAAAATTACGGGTGGAAGATAAGTGTGATCTCGTAATCGTATTGAGCCATATGGGACTGCCCCTGGACGTGAAAGCCGCTTCCAATATCGAAGGAATCGATATTATTTTAAGCGGTCACAGTCATGATCGACTTACCCATCCCATTAGACAAAATGGAACATGGATTATTCAATCCGGAGCCAGTTCTTCGTTTCTTGGGCAGTTTGAACTGAATTTTGAATCCGGCATGATAACGAAGGTTCAACATCGTCTTATTCCGCTATTTGCACATGAATTCGAAGAAGATCCGGAAATCTCCAAATTAATTGTTGAAATTAACGAAAGGCATGAAACGCATTTAAGTGAGATCATTGGGGAACTACAGACACCGCTGCATCGCATGTTCCTCAATGAAACGCCAATGGATCGACTAATTACCGATGCTTATCTCCATTCTGTCGAAGCCGATATTGCTTTATCACATGGTTGGAGATACGGAGCCCCTATTCTGCCAGGTCTCGTAACCTTGCGGGACTTATATCAAATCATTCCGACAAATCCAGAGCTTTTCACCGTAGAACTGGATGGCAAACAGATTCTGGAGGCTTTTGAATCTAATCTGGAACAGGTCTTCTCCCCTGATCCTTTCCACCAAAAAGGGGGATATGTCATGCGGGCAAGCGGCATCACAATGGCTTACAAACCTTATAATCCGCCTGGCCATCGAATTGAACATTTTCTTATCCAAGGAAAACCATTGAAGCTAGGAACCACCTATCGAATTGTGAGCGCAGGTGAACAAATTCTATACCACTATGATCCACTTAAGAAGAAGCTAGGGATCCATGCTCACGATGTGATTACACAGTATTTTAAGTCTTACAAGAAAATTGAAATCAGTGATACACCCAAAATTTTTTGCATATAG
- a CDS encoding TlpA family protein disulfide reductase translates to MKKSVIAIIALVMLVAYGAYDYYEKKSSEGTSVRESAGQNIKVGIQKGQQAPDFTLNDLQGNPVKLSDYKGKTVLINFWATWCPPCRVEMPHMQRFYEDYNQQDVVILGANLTPTEEKTDKVMSFVKDYGLTFPILLDSEGTIMQTYQVVAYPTTYLLDSSGVIREKYQGAINYDTMKEAVSKIK, encoded by the coding sequence ATGAAGAAAAGTGTGATTGCCATCATTGCCCTCGTTATGCTTGTTGCTTATGGGGCTTATGATTATTATGAAAAAAAATCGTCTGAAGGGACTTCTGTCAGGGAATCCGCAGGCCAGAATATTAAAGTGGGCATTCAAAAGGGACAACAGGCGCCGGATTTTACCTTGAATGATTTGCAAGGCAATCCTGTCAAGCTATCCGATTATAAAGGAAAAACAGTACTTATTAATTTCTGGGCAACCTGGTGTCCGCCTTGCAGAGTAGAGATGCCCCATATGCAGCGGTTTTATGAAGACTATAACCAACAAGACGTCGTCATTTTAGGGGCTAATTTAACACCGACGGAGGAGAAAACGGACAAAGTTATGTCATTTGTTAAAGACTATGGCTTGACATTTCCTATCTTATTAGATTCGGAAGGAACGATCATGCAGACGTATCAGGTCGTCGCGTATCCAACTACGTATCTGTTAGACTCCAGCGGAGTTATTCGCGAGAAATATCAAGGAGCTATCAATTATGACACCATGAAAGAAGCTGTTTCCAAAATCAAATAA
- a CDS encoding sulfite exporter TauE/SafE family protein, whose translation MDFLLLIVMVLIGLVGSFFSGLLGIGGAIINYPLLLYIPSLFGAAHFTAHEVSSISMFQVFFASLAGVIAFRKKSKKGGTGVVNKQLVLYMGCSILVGSLVGGFVSGMLNGDVINLIYGILAVLAVVLMLIPNRGTQQDTDDLRFNKIIAITAAFVVGIVSGIVGAGGAFILIPIMLTVLKIPTRTTIASSLAIVFISAVGGVIGKITGGDIPLWATVYTVIGSLIGAPIGTMISSKINVKVLRYGLVVLIALTAIKVWSSIL comes from the coding sequence ATGGATTTCTTACTGCTCATTGTCATGGTGCTCATCGGTCTGGTCGGCTCTTTCTTTTCAGGGTTGCTTGGTATTGGTGGCGCAATTATTAATTATCCCCTCCTACTGTATATTCCATCCCTTTTCGGTGCGGCACACTTTACAGCCCACGAAGTTTCCTCCATCAGCATGTTTCAGGTCTTTTTCGCTTCACTTGCTGGTGTTATCGCGTTCCGGAAAAAAAGCAAAAAGGGCGGAACGGGCGTCGTCAATAAACAGTTGGTCCTTTATATGGGGTGCAGCATCCTCGTCGGCAGCCTGGTCGGCGGCTTTGTTTCGGGTATGTTGAACGGAGATGTCATCAACCTGATTTACGGCATCCTTGCGGTACTGGCGGTCGTGCTAATGCTAATACCCAACAGGGGGACACAACAAGATACGGATGACCTCCGTTTCAACAAAATCATCGCCATTACTGCGGCATTTGTAGTAGGTATCGTTTCTGGAATCGTAGGGGCCGGCGGAGCGTTTATCTTAATTCCCATTATGCTCACCGTGCTCAAAATTCCCACGCGCACAACGATTGCATCCTCGCTCGCGATCGTTTTTATTTCGGCCGTTGGAGGCGTCATCGGAAAAATCACGGGCGGGGATATCCCTCTGTGGGCGACGGTATATACCGTCATCGGCAGTTTGATCGGAGCACCGATCGGCACGATGATCAGTTCGAAAATCAATGTAAAGGTACTTCGATATGGTTTGGTCGTCCTGATCGCACTTACGGCCATTAAAGTGTGGTCGTCCATTTTGTGA
- a CDS encoding response regulator transcription factor yields MLGKNILIIEDDPKIRKLLKLYLEREGYEVLEAENGEEGKEAFQKHDPCFVITDLMMPKLSGEELCTWIRCELKSDIPIIMLTAKITESERIEGLQMGADDYVTKPFSPQEVVTRVNTVLRRTSNRCSKISFKGLTIKPLRGEVKYNGNIVPLTQHEFKLLYFFMRHPNQILSREQILCELYPNEEKNVIDRTVDVHVGKLREKIETSSDVPCFFETIRGMGYRFVAN; encoded by the coding sequence ATGCTGGGAAAAAACATATTGATCATCGAAGATGATCCGAAAATAAGAAAGCTGCTTAAACTATATCTGGAAAGAGAAGGGTACGAAGTATTAGAGGCTGAAAATGGAGAAGAAGGAAAGGAGGCTTTTCAAAAGCATGATCCTTGTTTCGTCATTACAGACCTGATGATGCCGAAGCTAAGCGGTGAAGAATTATGCACGTGGATTCGCTGCGAACTCAAAAGTGATATTCCCATTATTATGTTGACGGCCAAAATTACGGAATCAGAGCGGATTGAAGGACTTCAAATGGGTGCTGATGATTATGTAACAAAGCCTTTCAGCCCTCAAGAAGTGGTCACACGGGTGAATACTGTACTTCGACGAACATCAAATCGATGCAGCAAAATTAGTTTTAAAGGATTGACAATAAAACCTTTGCGTGGAGAAGTCAAATATAACGGGAACATTGTCCCTCTTACTCAGCATGAGTTTAAACTGTTGTACTTTTTTATGAGACATCCCAATCAAATCTTATCGCGTGAGCAAATTTTATGCGAGCTTTATCCGAACGAAGAGAAAAATGTGATCGACCGCACGGTAGATGTTCATGTGGGAAAGCTAAGGGAAAAGATCGAGACATCGAGCGATGTCCCGTGTTTTTTTGAAACGATCCGTGGAATGGGGTATCGCTTTGTCGCAAATTAA
- a CDS encoding DsrE/DsrF/DrsH-like family protein, which produces MSTKVAIIASNGGMFDAYKVFNIATASAATDAEVAIFFTFEGLNLIHKQVHHQLPLPAGKEYFAEGFKNANIPSIPELVNMAQEMGVKIIACQMTMDVMNLKKEDFIEGIEVGGAVTFLDFAKDANVSLTF; this is translated from the coding sequence ATGAGCACGAAAGTAGCGATTATCGCAAGCAATGGTGGAATGTTCGATGCCTATAAGGTTTTCAACATCGCGACGGCATCTGCAGCAACCGACGCGGAGGTAGCCATCTTTTTCACCTTCGAAGGACTGAACCTGATTCACAAGCAGGTCCATCACCAGCTTCCGCTGCCGGCAGGCAAAGAATATTTTGCGGAAGGCTTCAAGAACGCCAACATTCCTTCCATCCCGGAACTGGTGAATATGGCGCAGGAAATGGGCGTGAAAATCATCGCCTGCCAAATGACGATGGACGTCATGAACTTAAAGAAAGAGGATTTCATTGAAGGAATCGAAGTCGGCGGCGCCGTCACATTCCTGGATTTCGCGAAGGACGCAAACGTGTCCTTGACGTTCTAA
- a CDS encoding C40 family peptidase, protein MLKKKMTLSLLASALICGSIIAGQPTVSAAGQEGIIEKSVNFREKPSLSGDRIRYLKAGEHVDILEQVNQYWFKIKDLRGQTGYVTTQSQFIKTNGSVTDKPAEPVSGTPKSIIDAGMKYLGTPYVFGSSRSNTQTFDCSDFVRQAFKDGAGVILPGNSRTQAAYVKKIGATTTNWRELHPGDIMFFMSYEGSKSSDYSGINKSSQRITHNGIYLGNGKILHTYSEKSGGVRIDQIEGKHWEYRFVFGGSAIK, encoded by the coding sequence ATGCTGAAGAAAAAAATGACCTTGTCTTTACTCGCTTCTGCTCTAATTTGTGGCTCAATTATAGCGGGACAACCTACGGTTTCGGCCGCGGGTCAAGAAGGAATCATCGAAAAAAGTGTTAACTTTCGTGAGAAGCCTTCCCTAAGCGGTGACCGCATTCGTTATCTAAAAGCCGGTGAACATGTCGATATATTGGAACAAGTAAATCAGTATTGGTTTAAAATCAAGGACCTGCGTGGTCAAACTGGGTACGTAACCACTCAAAGTCAGTTCATAAAAACGAATGGTTCCGTTACGGACAAGCCTGCTGAACCGGTATCTGGGACGCCCAAGAGCATTATTGACGCGGGTATGAAGTACTTGGGAACGCCTTATGTATTCGGTTCAAGCCGTTCCAATACCCAAACGTTCGATTGTTCTGATTTCGTCAGACAAGCCTTTAAAGATGGAGCCGGAGTTATTCTTCCAGGGAATTCAAGAACCCAGGCTGCTTATGTAAAGAAAATTGGAGCTACTACGACAAACTGGAGGGAGCTGCATCCTGGAGATATTATGTTCTTTATGTCCTACGAGGGGAGTAAAAGTAGTGACTACTCCGGAATCAATAAATCCTCGCAGCGAATTACCCATAATGGAATCTATCTAGGAAATGGGAAAATTCTGCATACGTATTCCGAGAAATCGGGCGGGGTTCGAATCGATCAAATTGAAGGGAAGCATTGGGAGTACCGATTTGTATTTGGCGGAAGCGCTATAAAATAG
- a CDS encoding cytochrome c biogenesis CcdA family protein translates to MDNLTILVAFAAGMLSFLSPCVFPLIPAYISHLTGSTFQDGKLVVNRWNLSLQAFSFIVGFSLIFITMGASASFIGRFFAQERELVQRISGLLIVVFGLQMAGFLNFRLLMSGRTWQTKPTASRGIIRSLLTGVAFGAGWSPCVGLALSSILLLAGSTETLWNGIGMLAVYSFGLGVPFLLISWLLTYSMSMMKKMNRWMPLLSKINGWLLIGMGLLLFTGQLQKISAWLSQYTFWDITF, encoded by the coding sequence ATGGATAATCTTACAATCCTGGTAGCCTTTGCAGCGGGGATGCTTTCTTTTTTATCCCCTTGCGTATTTCCGCTTATCCCCGCTTATATTTCCCATTTAACAGGCTCTACCTTTCAAGATGGCAAACTTGTCGTGAATCGGTGGAATCTGAGCCTTCAGGCGTTTAGTTTTATCGTGGGGTTTAGTCTGATTTTTATTACGATGGGTGCGTCTGCAAGCTTCATTGGACGCTTCTTCGCGCAAGAACGCGAGCTGGTACAAAGAATAAGCGGTCTGTTGATTGTTGTGTTTGGTCTGCAAATGGCCGGATTTCTAAATTTTCGTCTGCTGATGTCCGGTAGAACGTGGCAAACCAAACCAACTGCGAGCCGCGGCATAATCCGTTCGCTTCTTACTGGTGTGGCGTTTGGAGCAGGTTGGAGTCCATGCGTTGGGTTGGCGTTATCGTCTATTTTGCTTCTGGCCGGATCTACGGAGACACTGTGGAACGGAATAGGGATGCTGGCCGTGTATTCGTTTGGGTTGGGAGTTCCTTTTCTATTGATTTCGTGGTTGTTGACGTATTCGATGAGCATGATGAAAAAAATGAATCGATGGATGCCTCTTCTGTCGAAAATTAACGGTTGGCTTCTTATTGGAATGGGACTGCTGCTATTTACCGGCCAATTGCAAAAGATCAGTGCTTGGCTTTCTCAATATACATTTTGGGACATTACATTCTAA
- a CDS encoding sensor histidine kinase: MSQIKQFSTWKQHITWKLIAVNVLVMLIVIWLVGVSVKDFACVLVEKYRLVGEDKNIFFNRTMHFYLIRASLLAIVVAALIHFVFIKKILSPLKRLTQLTRQLMDGSYPEPIKVSSVDEIGQLTQYFNDLTQTLKQTEENRKRMLSNISHDLRTPLSNLNGYLEALSSGVIVGDKDLYLSLLEESQHITRLVEQLHQLSVWEDRQAASMTYSNIQIDDLITRCTQSFQWELQSNNMELEVSVSQDVVIGDEGGLRQVLNNLIQNAISYNTGRMIWVIGVIEPLQYRITVSNVGEPIPEEVRGFVFERFFQADPSRHRGEKAKGSGLGLAIVKEIVKKHGGRVGLESENNKHSFWVTLPRNSKKNLK; the protein is encoded by the coding sequence TTGTCGCAAATTAAGCAGTTTAGTACATGGAAGCAGCATATAACTTGGAAATTAATTGCGGTTAACGTTCTGGTCATGCTCATTGTCATCTGGCTAGTAGGTGTTTCAGTCAAGGATTTTGCTTGTGTTCTTGTAGAAAAGTATCGACTTGTCGGTGAAGATAAGAACATTTTCTTTAACAGAACCATGCATTTTTATCTGATTCGGGCAAGTTTGCTAGCAATCGTTGTTGCCGCGCTCATCCATTTTGTGTTTATCAAGAAAATACTTTCTCCTTTAAAACGTTTGACCCAATTGACACGGCAGCTAATGGACGGATCATACCCAGAGCCCATTAAAGTATCGTCAGTGGATGAAATTGGCCAATTGACTCAGTATTTTAACGATTTGACTCAGACTTTAAAGCAGACTGAAGAAAATCGCAAAAGGATGCTAAGCAACATATCTCACGATTTACGAACACCTCTTAGCAATCTAAACGGCTACCTGGAGGCATTAAGCAGCGGTGTGATTGTCGGGGATAAAGACTTGTATCTGTCACTGCTGGAAGAGTCTCAGCATATTACCCGGCTTGTGGAGCAGTTGCATCAGCTTTCTGTATGGGAGGATCGACAAGCTGCAAGCATGACTTACAGCAATATACAAATCGATGACCTGATTACTCGGTGCACGCAGTCTTTTCAATGGGAACTTCAAAGCAACAATATGGAGTTGGAAGTATCTGTTTCACAAGACGTTGTCATCGGTGACGAAGGCGGATTAAGACAGGTGTTAAACAATCTGATACAGAATGCGATAAGCTATAATACGGGACGGATGATTTGGGTGATCGGGGTTATCGAACCTCTTCAGTATCGAATCACCGTCAGTAATGTTGGCGAGCCAATACCTGAAGAGGTGCGCGGATTTGTATTTGAACGTTTTTTTCAAGCGGATCCATCGAGACATCGCGGAGAGAAAGCAAAAGGAAGCGGGCTTGGTTTGGCTATTGTAAAAGAAATTGTGAAGAAGCATGGAGGCAGAGTGGGACTGGAGTCGGAGAATAATAAACATTCGTTTTGGGTAACACTGCCTCGCAACTCGAAAAAAAATTTGAAATAA
- a CDS encoding MBL fold metallo-hydrolase, with protein sequence MTAGELTKIVLNKKELFILDVRNQSDFDDWKVEGESVEIINIPYFDLLDGVDPVLDQIPSDKPLLVVCAKEGSSKFVAEQLVGAGRTNVSYLEGGMKSWSEHLEPVKIGDLKDGGSLYQFVRIGKGCLSYMVISSGEAAVIDTLRMTDVFERFAEEQGAAIKHTLDTHLHADHISGGRKLAEQTGATYWLPPKDATEVTFQYEKLEEGREISVGNIKIKIQPIYSPGHTIGSTSFIVDDQYLLTGDILFIESIGRPDLAGKAEDWVGDLRNTLYNRYKGLAQDLIVLPAHFGKVTELGDGGRVMARLSDLYRDNPGLNIKDEETFRRTVTVNLPPQPNAYQEIRQTNMGKITPNEDEQREMEIGPNRCAVHDK encoded by the coding sequence ATGACAGCGGGAGAACTGACGAAAATCGTTCTGAACAAAAAAGAACTCTTCATTCTCGACGTGCGCAATCAAAGTGACTTCGACGATTGGAAAGTGGAAGGAGAGAGCGTCGAGATAATCAACATTCCGTATTTTGATTTGCTTGACGGCGTGGATCCAGTGCTAGACCAAATTCCAAGCGACAAACCTTTGCTTGTGGTATGCGCCAAGGAAGGTTCGTCCAAATTCGTGGCAGAACAATTGGTTGGAGCAGGAAGAACTAACGTCTCTTATCTGGAAGGCGGCATGAAATCTTGGAGCGAGCATTTGGAGCCGGTGAAAATCGGAGATTTGAAAGACGGGGGCTCCCTGTACCAGTTCGTGCGGATCGGAAAAGGCTGTCTTTCCTACATGGTCATTTCCAGCGGTGAAGCAGCTGTAATCGATACGCTCCGAATGACGGATGTATTCGAACGCTTCGCTGAGGAACAGGGAGCGGCCATTAAACATACGCTGGACACGCACTTGCACGCGGACCACATTTCCGGCGGGCGCAAATTGGCGGAGCAAACAGGTGCAACGTACTGGCTGCCGCCCAAGGACGCGACAGAAGTAACGTTCCAATATGAGAAACTGGAAGAAGGTCGTGAGATCTCGGTAGGGAATATCAAGATCAAAATTCAACCTATATACTCGCCGGGTCACACCATCGGAAGCACGTCGTTTATCGTGGATGATCAATATCTGCTTACGGGCGACATCCTGTTCATCGAATCGATCGGCCGCCCGGACTTGGCCGGCAAAGCAGAGGACTGGGTCGGCGATCTTCGCAACACCTTGTACAACCGTTACAAAGGCTTGGCTCAGGATTTGATCGTACTGCCTGCCCACTTCGGCAAAGTGACGGAGCTTGGAGATGGCGGCCGCGTCATGGCCCGATTGTCAGATCTCTACCGCGACAATCCGGGCTTGAACATTAAAGACGAGGAGACGTTCCGGCGGACGGTAACCGTGAATTTGCCGCCTCAACCGAACGCCTATCAGGAGATTCGACAAACGAATATGGGTAAGATTACACCGAACGAAGACGAGCAACGCGAGATGGAAATTGGTCCGAACCGCTGTGCGGTTCATGATAAATAA
- a CDS encoding rhodanese-like domain-containing protein encodes MAFKIPKATTPQEVAARLKNGEKLNLLDVREPDEWASGHVAGAKHIPLGQLTERLKELDPSKETIVICRSGNRSGLACELLSEKGFDVVNMTGGLNAWTEKLV; translated from the coding sequence ATGGCATTCAAAATTCCGAAAGCAACAACGCCGCAAGAAGTGGCCGCAAGGTTAAAGAATGGCGAGAAGCTGAACCTGCTTGATGTCCGGGAGCCCGACGAATGGGCATCCGGCCATGTCGCAGGCGCCAAGCACATTCCACTTGGACAGCTCACCGAGCGGCTAAAAGAACTTGATCCGTCGAAAGAGACGATCGTCATCTGCCGTAGCGGCAATCGCAGCGGTCTTGCGTGTGAATTGCTAAGCGAGAAGGGCTTCGACGTCGTAAATATGACCGGCGGA